From a single Hippopotamus amphibius kiboko isolate mHipAmp2 chromosome X, mHipAmp2.hap2, whole genome shotgun sequence genomic region:
- the PRPS2 gene encoding ribose-phosphate pyrophosphokinase 2 isoform X2, producing the protein MLSVAGADHIITMDLHASQIQGFFDIPVDNLYAEPAVLQWIRENIAEWKNCIIVSPDAGGAKRVTSIADRLNVEFALIHKERKKANEVDRMVLVGDVKDRVAILVDDMADTCGTICHAADKLLSAGATKVYAILTHGIFSGPAISRINNASFEAVVVTNTIPQEDKMKHCSKIQVIDISMILAEAIRRTHNGESVSYLFSHVPL; encoded by the exons ATGCTCTCAGTCGCTGGGGCAGATCACATCATCACCATGGACCTGCATGCCTCTCAGATCCAG GGGTTCTTTGATATCCCTGTGGATAACTTGTATGCAGAGCCCGCGGTCCTTCAGTGGATTCGGGAGAATATTGCCGAATGGAAAAACTGCATCATTGTTTCACCTGATGCCGGAGGCGCCAAAAG GGTCACGTCAATTGCAGACCGGTTGAATGTGGAATTTGCCTTGATTcacaaggagaggaagaaggcgAATGAAGTGGACCGGATGGTTCTGGTGGGCGACGTGAAGGACCGCGTGGCCATCCTCGTGGATGACATGGCCGACACGTGTGGCACCATCTGCCATGCTGCGGACAA gCTACTCTCGGCCGGAGCCACCAAAGTTTATGCTATCCTTACCCATGGGATCTTCTCTGGGCCAGCTATTTCCAGAATAAATAATGCCTCCTTTGAGGCTGTTGTTGTGACCAACACTATTCCCCAAGAGGACAAAATGAAACACTGCTCCAAGATTCAG GTGATTGACATTTCAATGATCTTGGCCGAGGCGATTCGAAGGACCCACAACGGTGAATCTGTGTCTTACCTGTTCAGCCACGTCCCACTGTAA
- the PRPS2 gene encoding ribose-phosphate pyrophosphokinase 2 isoform X1, translating into MPNIVLFSGSSHQDLSQRVADRLGLELGKVVTKKFSNQETSVEIGESVRGEDVYIIQSGCGEINDNLMELLIMINACKIASSSRVTAVIPCFPYARQDKKDKSRAPISAKLVANMLSVAGADHIITMDLHASQIQGFFDIPVDNLYAEPAVLQWIRENIAEWKNCIIVSPDAGGAKRVTSIADRLNVEFALIHKERKKANEVDRMVLVGDVKDRVAILVDDMADTCGTICHAADKLLSAGATKVYAILTHGIFSGPAISRINNASFEAVVVTNTIPQEDKMKHCSKIQVIDISMILAEAIRRTHNGESVSYLFSHVPL; encoded by the exons ATGCCTAACATCGTGCTCTTCAGCGGCAGCTCGCACCAGGACCTGTCCCAGCGCGTGGCCGACCGGCTGGGCCTGGAGCTGGGCAAGGTGGTCACCAAGAAGTTCAGCAACCAGGAGACCAG TGTCGAGATTGGCGAAAGTGTGAGAGGGGAAGATGTGTACATCATCCAGAGTGGCTGCGGAGAAATCAACGACAACCTGATGGAACTCCTCATCATGATCAATGCCTGCAAGATCGCATCGTCCTCCAGGGTGACCGCCGTGATCCCGTGCTTCCCCTACGCCCGCCAAGACAAAAAGGACAAG AGTCGTGCTCCAATTTCGGCGAAACTCGTGGCCAACATGCTCTCAGTCGCTGGGGCAGATCACATCATCACCATGGACCTGCATGCCTCTCAGATCCAG GGGTTCTTTGATATCCCTGTGGATAACTTGTATGCAGAGCCCGCGGTCCTTCAGTGGATTCGGGAGAATATTGCCGAATGGAAAAACTGCATCATTGTTTCACCTGATGCCGGAGGCGCCAAAAG GGTCACGTCAATTGCAGACCGGTTGAATGTGGAATTTGCCTTGATTcacaaggagaggaagaaggcgAATGAAGTGGACCGGATGGTTCTGGTGGGCGACGTGAAGGACCGCGTGGCCATCCTCGTGGATGACATGGCCGACACGTGTGGCACCATCTGCCATGCTGCGGACAA gCTACTCTCGGCCGGAGCCACCAAAGTTTATGCTATCCTTACCCATGGGATCTTCTCTGGGCCAGCTATTTCCAGAATAAATAATGCCTCCTTTGAGGCTGTTGTTGTGACCAACACTATTCCCCAAGAGGACAAAATGAAACACTGCTCCAAGATTCAG GTGATTGACATTTCAATGATCTTGGCCGAGGCGATTCGAAGGACCCACAACGGTGAATCTGTGTCTTACCTGTTCAGCCACGTCCCACTGTAA